From Alcaligenes faecalis, the proteins below share one genomic window:
- the mfd gene encoding transcription-repair coupling factor: METEKQHSLSLPSTQDVLAALRPGQRYSQPMPPGSGDACLIADLARQHKAPILVLCADPLTAQRLAEEILLFGPALRVRQLPDWETLPYDSFSPHQDLISERLRTLHALTMHEVDVLTVPVTTALYRLAPPSFLAAYTFSFRQGDELDEAQLRAQLMLANYTHMTQVSAPGEFSIRGGLIDLFPMGSVLPYRLDLFDNEIESIRSFDIDTQRSLYPVKEIQLLPGREFPMDEEARTQFRARFREFFEGDPSRALPYKDVGSGIAFAGIEYYLPLFFEETATLMDYVPQGSLVITHGDAQNAIGRFQSDTHSRFSFLKNDRERPILPPESLFLSDEQFFNGIKPFSRLSLNTQADDQPIAHPDFEALPVVAVNRRDKDPLAQLRQEVLDPKNRTVLCADSAGRRETLLQMLREHDLSPAADCQNLADFLESDAAFALVVAPLSRGFALVHDSLSLLTENDLYPTQTRTQSSRRRNERSSDVEAMVRDLSELREGDPVVHAEHGIGRYCGLKEMDLGEGPVEFLHLEYAKGSTLYVPVAQLHVIARYSGADPEHAPLHQLGSGQWDKARRRAAKQARDSAAELLALYAQRAAREGFQFKLPLNDYQAFSEGFGFEETPDQAAAIEAVVNDMTSGQPMDRLVCGDVGFGKTEVALRAAFLAVANGKQVALLCPTTLLAEQHAQTFSDRFADWPIRVAELSRFRSTKETQAAIAGLRDGSVDIVIGTHKILSSDVRFKQLGLVIIDEEHRFGVRQKEALKQLRAEVDILTLTATPIPRTLGMSLEGIRDFSVIATAPQKRLAIKTFVRREDGSTIREALLRELKRGGQVYFLHNEVETIHNRRARLEELVPEASIAVAHGQMPERELEAVMKGFYQKRYNVLLCTTIIETGIDVPTANTIVIHRADRLGLAQLHQLRGRVGRSHHQAYAYLLTPGEDAITSNAKKRLEAIQAMEELGAGFFLAMHDLEIRGAGEVLGESQSGDIQEVGYSMYADMLNTAVKALKAGEEPDLDSPFALQCEVNLHTSALLPANYCPDVNARLGHYKALSHASTEDDLIHIHEELIDRYGLLPEAGENLLAVHRLRIKAEPLGIVKIDASEAQATIQFSSKPNVDAVSIIELVQKNKQVRLAGPDKLKVEITKGEEIKNRIQAVRNVLNSLRKEK; the protein is encoded by the coding sequence ATGGAAACCGAAAAACAGCACTCCCTGTCCCTGCCCAGCACCCAAGATGTGCTGGCTGCCTTACGCCCCGGTCAACGCTACTCGCAACCCATGCCCCCTGGCTCGGGCGATGCCTGCCTGATTGCCGACCTGGCCCGCCAGCATAAAGCGCCTATTCTGGTGCTCTGCGCCGATCCCTTGACTGCCCAAAGGCTGGCCGAGGAAATCCTGTTGTTTGGCCCCGCCCTGCGCGTGCGCCAACTGCCGGACTGGGAAACGCTGCCCTATGACAGCTTCTCTCCCCACCAGGATCTGATCTCCGAGCGCCTGCGCACCTTGCATGCGCTGACCATGCACGAGGTCGATGTGCTGACAGTACCCGTCACCACGGCCCTGTATCGTCTGGCGCCGCCTTCTTTTCTGGCCGCCTACACCTTCTCCTTCCGTCAGGGCGACGAACTGGATGAAGCGCAGTTGCGCGCCCAGTTAATGCTGGCAAACTACACCCATATGACACAGGTCAGTGCCCCGGGCGAGTTCAGCATTCGCGGTGGCCTGATTGACCTGTTCCCTATGGGTTCAGTGCTGCCCTACCGTCTGGACCTGTTCGACAACGAGATCGAAAGCATACGCAGCTTCGATATCGACACCCAGCGCAGCCTGTATCCGGTCAAGGAAATCCAGCTGTTGCCCGGCCGTGAATTCCCCATGGACGAAGAGGCGCGCACGCAATTCCGGGCGCGTTTCCGCGAGTTCTTTGAGGGTGATCCGTCACGTGCCCTGCCCTATAAAGATGTAGGCAGCGGCATTGCCTTTGCCGGTATCGAATACTATCTGCCGCTGTTCTTTGAAGAAACGGCCACCTTGATGGACTACGTGCCGCAAGGCAGCCTGGTCATTACTCACGGGGATGCACAAAACGCGATCGGCCGCTTCCAGAGCGACACCCATAGCCGTTTCTCTTTCCTGAAAAACGACCGTGAACGCCCGATTCTGCCGCCGGAAAGCCTGTTTCTGTCAGACGAGCAGTTCTTCAATGGCATCAAACCCTTTAGCCGCCTGAGTCTGAACACGCAAGCTGATGATCAGCCTATCGCCCACCCGGACTTTGAGGCTTTACCTGTGGTGGCGGTCAACCGACGCGACAAGGATCCTTTAGCTCAATTACGGCAAGAGGTACTGGACCCGAAAAACCGGACGGTATTATGTGCCGATTCGGCGGGCCGTCGGGAAACTCTGCTGCAAATGCTGCGTGAGCACGATTTGTCGCCCGCGGCAGATTGCCAGAATCTGGCCGACTTTCTGGAGTCAGACGCCGCCTTTGCCCTGGTCGTCGCCCCGCTGTCACGTGGTTTTGCGCTGGTGCACGACAGCCTGAGCCTGCTGACTGAAAACGACCTCTACCCCACCCAGACACGCACCCAAAGCAGCCGTCGCCGCAACGAGCGCAGCAGCGATGTGGAAGCCATGGTGCGGGACCTGTCCGAACTGCGCGAGGGCGACCCCGTGGTTCACGCCGAGCACGGGATTGGTCGCTACTGCGGTCTGAAAGAAATGGACCTGGGCGAAGGCCCGGTCGAGTTCCTGCACCTGGAATACGCCAAGGGCAGCACCTTGTATGTGCCCGTGGCCCAGTTGCACGTAATCGCCCGTTACAGCGGTGCCGACCCCGAGCATGCGCCTTTGCACCAACTGGGCTCTGGCCAATGGGATAAAGCCCGCCGTCGTGCAGCCAAGCAAGCACGTGACAGCGCGGCTGAACTGCTGGCTCTCTACGCCCAGCGCGCCGCTCGTGAAGGCTTCCAGTTCAAGCTGCCTCTGAATGACTATCAAGCCTTTTCCGAGGGTTTCGGCTTTGAGGAGACTCCGGATCAGGCCGCAGCCATTGAGGCCGTCGTGAACGATATGACGTCGGGCCAGCCTATGGATCGTCTGGTCTGCGGGGATGTAGGCTTTGGGAAAACCGAAGTCGCCCTGCGTGCCGCCTTCCTGGCCGTAGCCAATGGCAAGCAAGTTGCCTTGTTGTGCCCGACCACCTTGTTGGCTGAGCAACATGCGCAGACCTTCTCGGACCGTTTTGCCGACTGGCCTATCCGTGTTGCCGAGCTGTCCCGCTTCCGCTCGACCAAGGAAACCCAGGCTGCGATTGCAGGCCTGCGCGACGGCAGCGTGGATATTGTGATTGGTACGCACAAGATCCTGTCTTCGGATGTGCGTTTCAAACAACTGGGCCTGGTCATCATCGACGAAGAACACCGCTTTGGTGTGCGCCAGAAAGAAGCCTTGAAGCAACTGCGTGCCGAAGTCGATATCCTGACCCTGACCGCCACCCCTATTCCACGTACCTTAGGCATGTCCCTGGAAGGCATACGGGACTTTTCCGTGATTGCCACGGCACCACAAAAACGTCTGGCGATCAAAACCTTTGTACGCCGGGAAGATGGCAGCACCATACGTGAAGCGCTGCTGCGCGAATTGAAACGCGGTGGCCAGGTCTACTTCCTGCACAACGAAGTCGAAACCATTCACAACCGGCGTGCCCGTCTGGAAGAGCTGGTGCCGGAAGCCAGTATTGCAGTGGCCCACGGCCAAATGCCGGAGCGCGAACTGGAAGCCGTCATGAAGGGCTTCTACCAGAAGCGCTACAACGTGCTGCTGTGTACCACGATTATTGAAACCGGCATTGACGTGCCCACGGCCAATACCATCGTCATTCACCGTGCGGATCGCCTGGGTCTGGCTCAGCTCCACCAGTTGCGCGGACGAGTGGGCCGTTCCCACCACCAGGCCTATGCCTATCTGCTGACCCCTGGCGAGGATGCCATCACCAGCAATGCGAAGAAGCGACTGGAGGCCATTCAAGCCATGGAAGAGCTGGGTGCAGGCTTTTTCCTGGCCATGCATGATCTGGAAATTCGGGGCGCCGGGGAAGTGTTGGGCGAATCCCAGTCCGGCGATATTCAGGAAGTGGGCTATTCCATGTATGCGGATATGCTCAATACCGCTGTCAAAGCCCTGAAAGCCGGTGAAGAACCTGACCTGGATTCGCCCTTTGCCTTGCAGTGCGAAGTGAATCTACACACCTCCGCCCTGCTGCCGGCCAACTACTGTCCGGATGTGAACGCCCGTCTGGGGCACTACAAGGCTCTGTCACACGCCAGTACGGAAGACGATCTGATCCATATCCATGAGGAGCTGATTGACCGCTACGGCCTGCTGCCAGAAGCGGGCGAGAACCTGCTGGCCGTGCATCGCCTGCGTATCAAGGCCGAGCCCTTGGGGATTGTGAAAATCGATGCCAGCGAAGCCCAGGCGACGATTCAGTTTTCTTCCAAGCCCAATGTGGACGCCGTCAGCATTATTGAACTGGTCCAAAAGAACAAGCAGGTACGCCTGGCTGGGCCGGACAAGCTCAAGGTTGAAATTACCAAAGGCGAGGAAATCAAGAACCGTATCCAGGCCGTGCGCAATGTCTTGAACAGCTTGCGCAAAGAGAAGTAA
- the serB gene encoding phosphoserine phosphatase SerB has protein sequence MSHLILQGPRLDSAIIEKIAAVVQADGVQELGPTAVRLLGADDTQRAEVQALCKTGAMDFAFLEQIDRLKEMRVLAMDMDSTLINIECIDEIADMAGRKEQVATITEAAMRGEIKDFTESLNRRVAFLEGVPVSDLTRVYEERLQPNLGADRLIATAHAHGVKTLLVSGGFTFFTERMKDRFSLSYAHSNTLEVVDGKLTGKVLGAIVDGQAKARFLQELAAELGAGPEQCIAIGDGANDLPMMSKAKYSVAYRAKPVVQEQASFALNHSPLDAVLNWFRLDV, from the coding sequence ATGTCTCATCTCATTCTTCAAGGGCCGCGCCTGGATAGCGCCATCATCGAAAAAATTGCGGCAGTGGTGCAGGCCGATGGAGTGCAGGAACTGGGTCCCACCGCTGTACGCCTGCTGGGTGCTGACGACACGCAGCGCGCTGAGGTGCAGGCTCTGTGCAAGACCGGCGCGATGGACTTTGCCTTTCTGGAGCAGATTGATCGCCTGAAAGAAATGCGCGTGCTGGCAATGGACATGGATTCCACGCTGATCAATATCGAGTGTATTGACGAGATTGCCGATATGGCTGGTCGCAAGGAACAAGTTGCCACGATTACCGAAGCGGCCATGCGCGGTGAAATCAAGGATTTCACCGAAAGCCTGAATCGTCGTGTCGCGTTTTTGGAAGGTGTACCCGTCAGTGATCTGACTCGTGTCTATGAAGAGCGCTTGCAGCCCAATCTGGGCGCGGACCGCCTGATTGCGACGGCTCATGCTCATGGGGTGAAAACCTTGCTGGTGTCGGGTGGCTTTACCTTCTTCACCGAACGTATGAAAGACCGGTTCAGCTTGAGCTACGCCCATTCCAATACCTTGGAAGTGGTGGACGGCAAGCTGACAGGCAAAGTGCTGGGCGCGATTGTGGATGGTCAGGCTAAAGCGCGTTTCCTGCAGGAACTGGCGGCTGAGCTGGGTGCAGGTCCAGAGCAATGTATTGCGATTGGCGATGGGGCCAATGACTTGCCCATGATGTCCAAGGCCAAGTACTCGGTGGCTTACCGAGCCAAGCCGGTGGTGCAGGAGCAAGCCAGCTTTGCTTTGAATCACTCTCCGCTGGATGCCGTGTTGAACTGGTTCCGTTTGGACGTTTGA
- a CDS encoding NAD(P)H-dependent flavin oxidoreductase — protein sequence MYIWPNNTLLDLLHIEQPIVQAPMAGAQDSELAIAVARAGGLGSLACAMLSPEQIREQVGLFRQAVSAPINLNFFCHEDLRLEPEALQEWRLRLIPYYQEYGLDPNQELPKAARAPFSSQHAELLEEIKPEVVSFHFGLPSPELLERVKKTGALVMSSATTTAEAVWLQEHGADIIIAQGVEAGGHRGVFLDDKVHTQVGTMSLVPQIADAVKIPVIAAGGIADGRGIAAALALGASAAQIGTAYLFCPESKITPLHREALANSRSDGTALTNLFSGRPARSIRTRLMDEIGPLNSSAPVFPHAGSALSPLRIEAEKQGRTEFSSLWSGQSAALGRALPAEQLTLVLAQEAQGVCKRLGVAGATHAPLDQP from the coding sequence ATGTACATCTGGCCCAACAATACTTTGCTGGATCTGCTCCATATCGAGCAACCCATCGTTCAAGCCCCTATGGCCGGCGCCCAAGACAGCGAACTGGCTATTGCCGTTGCTCGTGCCGGCGGCTTGGGTTCCCTGGCCTGCGCCATGCTCAGCCCAGAACAGATTCGGGAACAAGTAGGCTTGTTCCGGCAAGCCGTGTCGGCCCCTATCAATCTGAACTTCTTTTGCCATGAAGACCTGCGCCTGGAGCCAGAGGCTCTGCAGGAGTGGCGTCTGCGCCTGATCCCTTACTACCAGGAATACGGCCTGGACCCGAATCAGGAATTGCCAAAGGCGGCACGTGCGCCTTTCTCCAGCCAGCATGCTGAATTGCTCGAAGAAATTAAGCCCGAAGTCGTCAGCTTCCACTTTGGTCTGCCCTCCCCTGAGCTGCTTGAACGCGTGAAAAAAACCGGCGCACTGGTCATGTCCAGCGCCACCACCACGGCTGAAGCCGTGTGGCTGCAAGAGCACGGTGCGGACATCATCATCGCCCAAGGCGTGGAAGCCGGTGGCCACCGTGGCGTGTTTCTGGACGATAAAGTGCATACGCAAGTTGGCACCATGTCTTTGGTTCCACAAATTGCGGATGCTGTCAAAATCCCAGTAATTGCTGCCGGTGGCATTGCGGATGGACGTGGTATCGCTGCAGCTTTGGCCTTGGGTGCCAGCGCGGCCCAAATTGGTACCGCTTATCTGTTTTGCCCTGAATCCAAAATTACTCCCCTGCATCGGGAAGCCTTGGCCAATAGTCGCTCGGACGGCACGGCGCTGACCAATCTGTTTTCCGGTCGTCCCGCACGCAGTATTCGCACTCGCCTGATGGATGAGATTGGACCTTTAAATAGCAGCGCGCCTGTCTTCCCGCATGCAGGTTCGGCACTGAGCCCGCTGCGTATTGAAGCCGAAAAACAGGGCCGCACTGAATTCAGCTCCCTCTGGAGCGGCCAGAGCGCTGCCTTGGGCCGTGCCCTGCCCGCCGAGCAACTGACGCTGGTGCTGGCCCAAGAGGCTCAAGGCGTCTGCAAGCGCCTGGGAGTGGCTGGCGCTACCCACGCCCCTTTGGACCAGCCTTGA
- a CDS encoding DUF2818 family protein, whose translation MDQSLSIWVLIVLSVITANLPFLVEKPLLVLPWSLPGERSGLSPWLQLIVGLVYLAVLAALGLGIYTVIASSSGLNSLPVMLGKLLLGLVLVGAMFYFPAWRSRNQKVSKGFFPRLLEVCAFYGIVGAFGFAFEASIGNPFKQTWVFYTITFALFLVMAYPGFVYRYLMRHPKGKFE comes from the coding sequence ATGGACCAAAGCCTTTCCATCTGGGTCTTGATTGTTCTGTCCGTGATTACGGCAAACCTGCCGTTTCTCGTGGAAAAGCCCTTGCTGGTTTTGCCTTGGTCCTTGCCGGGCGAGCGTTCAGGACTCTCGCCCTGGTTGCAGCTGATTGTCGGCCTTGTGTACCTGGCCGTGCTGGCTGCACTGGGTCTGGGAATCTACACGGTGATTGCTTCCAGTTCCGGCCTGAACTCCTTGCCCGTCATGCTGGGCAAGCTGCTTTTGGGCCTGGTGTTGGTGGGGGCCATGTTTTACTTTCCGGCATGGCGCTCTCGGAATCAGAAAGTTTCCAAAGGTTTTTTTCCTCGGCTTCTGGAAGTCTGCGCGTTTTACGGGATTGTGGGTGCGTTCGGCTTTGCGTTTGAAGCCAGCATCGGTAATCCATTCAAGCAGACCTGGGTTTTCTACACCATTACTTTTGCTCTGTTTCTGGTGATGGCGTACCCCGGCTTTGTATATCGCTATTTGATGCGTCACCCCAAGGGCAAGTTTGAATAG
- the nuoN gene encoding NADH-quinone oxidoreductase subunit NuoN, which translates to MDTTFNFSLALPEILLLVLASCVLIFDAFSTHKQRHSTFVFSLLTLAVVAASVAWQWSKGVSGVSFGGLFVVDEMAHFLKLLSCVAVAATLIYGREYAEQRDMMERGGELYTLTLMALLGQMIMISANSMLTAYLGVELMSFALYALVALRREHRQSIEAALKYFVLGALASGILLYGMSMIFGATGHLEFPRIAEVISNGQAERLALVFGVVFVVAGLAFKLTAAPFHMWTPDVYQGAPTTVTLIIGAAPKLAAFAVTMRFLVEALHGIAVDWQPMLLIMAVLSLALGNLTAIMQKNLKRMLAYSTISHMGFIFLGLLAGVFNGETHSQAYGASLFYVVIYVLTTLSTFGLILILSRRGFECENISDLKGLNRRNPGLALVWLLSMFSLAGIPPLSGFAAKLSVLQAVVGAGYVWLAVFAVIMSLIGAFYYLRVVKVVYFDEPEGEEHPVATGLLTKLVMLVNGVLIIGLGLLPGGLMDTCIRVIQSSLQF; encoded by the coding sequence ATGGATACTACCTTTAACTTTTCTCTGGCTTTGCCTGAGATCCTGCTCCTGGTTCTGGCTTCGTGTGTGCTGATTTTTGATGCATTCAGTACACACAAACAGCGCCATTCGACGTTTGTTTTCAGCCTGCTGACGCTTGCCGTAGTTGCGGCCAGCGTGGCCTGGCAGTGGTCCAAGGGTGTGAGCGGTGTCTCGTTTGGTGGCCTGTTCGTCGTGGACGAGATGGCTCACTTCCTGAAGCTGCTCTCGTGTGTGGCCGTGGCTGCCACCCTGATCTACGGTCGTGAATACGCTGAACAGCGTGACATGATGGAACGTGGTGGCGAGCTGTACACCCTGACTCTGATGGCTCTGCTGGGCCAGATGATCATGATTTCGGCCAACAGCATGTTGACCGCTTATCTGGGTGTGGAGCTGATGTCCTTTGCGCTGTATGCATTGGTTGCGCTGCGTCGTGAACATCGTCAGTCCATTGAAGCGGCTTTGAAGTACTTCGTGCTGGGTGCTTTGGCATCGGGTATCTTGCTGTACGGTATGTCCATGATTTTTGGCGCTACCGGCCATCTGGAATTTCCGCGCATCGCTGAAGTCATCTCCAACGGTCAAGCCGAGCGTCTGGCTCTGGTCTTCGGTGTGGTGTTTGTGGTTGCCGGTCTGGCTTTCAAATTGACGGCGGCTCCTTTCCACATGTGGACACCGGACGTTTACCAAGGCGCCCCAACCACCGTCACCCTGATCATCGGTGCTGCTCCCAAACTGGCTGCTTTTGCCGTGACCATGCGCTTCCTGGTTGAAGCCCTGCACGGTATTGCCGTGGACTGGCAGCCCATGCTGCTGATCATGGCCGTGCTGTCGCTGGCTCTGGGTAACCTGACGGCGATCATGCAAAAGAATCTCAAGCGTATGCTTGCGTATTCGACCATCTCGCACATGGGTTTCATTTTCCTGGGCTTGCTGGCTGGCGTGTTCAATGGCGAGACTCACTCTCAAGCCTACGGTGCTTCGCTGTTCTACGTGGTGATCTATGTTCTGACCACACTGAGCACTTTTGGTCTGATTCTGATCCTGAGCCGTCGCGGTTTTGAATGTGAAAACATCAGCGACCTGAAGGGCCTGAACCGTCGCAACCCTGGCTTGGCTCTGGTCTGGCTGCTGTCCATGTTCTCCCTGGCTGGTATTCCTCCGCTGTCCGGCTTTGCCGCCAAGCTGAGTGTTCTGCAAGCCGTGGTGGGCGCGGGCTATGTCTGGCTGGCCGTGTTTGCCGTGATCATGTCCTTGATCGGTGCTTTCTACTATCTGCGTGTCGTGAAGGTTGTTTACTTCGACGAACCCGAAGGTGAAGAGCATCCTGTGGCAACAGGCTTGCTGACCAAGCTGGTCATGCTGGTGAACGGTGTTCTGATTATCGGCCTGGGCTTGTTGCCTGGTGGTTTGATGGATACCTGCATCCGCGTGATTCAGTCGTCCTTGCAGTTTTAA
- a CDS encoding NADH-quinone oxidoreductase subunit M, producing MASSTLPWLTLAIFVPIVAGLLVLALGRDDRPTFTRWLALLGSIAGLVVTIPLYTGFNPGTADMQFVELAPWIDAFKVNYHLGVDGISMWFVLLTAFITVIVVLAGWQVITSRVAQYMGAFLILSGLMVGVFAALDGLLFYVFFEATLIPMYLIIGIWGGPNRVYASVKFFLYTLMGSLLTLIAFIYLWNVSGGTFDILTWHKVPLDYTTQVLIFVALFMAFAVKVPMWPVHTWLPDAHVEAPTGGSVVLAAIMLKLGAYGFLRFSLPIAPDASQGLAGIIIALSLVAVIYIGLVAIVQDDMKKLVAYSSVAHMGFVTLGFFVFNTTGMEGAIMQMISHGFVSGAMFLCIGVLYDRLHSRQIADYGGVVKVMPRFVTFFVLFSMANSGLPGTSGFIGEFTVIMGAVEYNFWIGLLTATALITGASYSLWMLKRVAFGPVGNDKVAGMSDLSGREFFVLGVMAIAVLGMGVYPKPFTEVMHVSVEALLQHVSISKL from the coding sequence ATGGCGTCTTCTACTCTTCCTTGGTTAACGCTGGCGATTTTCGTACCTATCGTCGCTGGCCTGTTGGTGCTGGCTCTGGGACGTGATGATCGTCCCACCTTCACCCGCTGGCTGGCTTTGCTGGGTTCGATCGCCGGTCTTGTTGTCACTATTCCTCTCTACACGGGCTTCAATCCCGGTACAGCTGACATGCAGTTTGTTGAGCTGGCCCCCTGGATTGATGCCTTCAAGGTGAATTACCACCTTGGCGTGGATGGTATTTCCATGTGGTTTGTTCTGCTGACCGCTTTCATCACGGTGATCGTGGTGCTGGCGGGCTGGCAGGTGATTACCAGCCGCGTGGCGCAATACATGGGTGCCTTCCTGATCCTGTCGGGTCTGATGGTTGGCGTGTTTGCCGCTCTGGATGGCTTGCTGTTCTACGTGTTCTTTGAAGCCACGCTGATCCCGATGTATCTGATCATCGGTATCTGGGGTGGTCCAAACCGCGTGTATGCATCGGTCAAGTTCTTCCTCTACACCTTGATGGGCTCCCTGCTGACGCTGATTGCTTTCATCTACCTGTGGAACGTGTCTGGCGGTACCTTCGATATCCTGACCTGGCACAAAGTCCCCTTGGACTACACCACGCAGGTGCTGATCTTTGTGGCGCTGTTCATGGCGTTTGCAGTGAAAGTGCCTATGTGGCCCGTCCACACCTGGTTGCCTGATGCCCACGTGGAAGCACCTACCGGTGGTTCCGTGGTTCTGGCTGCCATCATGTTGAAACTGGGTGCTTACGGTTTCCTGCGCTTTTCCCTGCCCATCGCTCCTGATGCTTCGCAAGGTCTGGCCGGAATCATCATTGCCTTGTCCCTGGTCGCGGTGATCTACATTGGTCTGGTTGCGATCGTTCAGGACGACATGAAAAAGCTGGTGGCGTACTCCTCTGTGGCTCACATGGGTTTTGTCACACTGGGCTTTTTCGTGTTCAACACCACGGGTATGGAAGGCGCGATCATGCAAATGATCTCGCACGGTTTCGTGTCCGGCGCCATGTTCCTGTGTATCGGTGTTCTGTACGACCGTCTGCACAGCCGCCAGATCGCCGATTACGGTGGTGTGGTCAAGGTCATGCCTCGTTTCGTCACCTTCTTTGTGCTGTTCTCGATGGCCAACAGCGGTTTGCCAGGTACCAGCGGCTTTATCGGTGAGTTCACCGTCATCATGGGCGCGGTTGAGTACAACTTCTGGATTGGTCTGTTGACAGCAACAGCGCTGATTACAGGTGCGTCTTACTCGCTGTGGATGCTCAAGCGCGTGGCCTTTGGCCCCGTGGGTAACGACAAGGTTGCCGGCATGAGCGACCTGAGCGGCCGTGAGTTCTTCGTTCTTGGCGTAATGGCGATTGCGGTGCTGGGCATGGGTGTGTATCCCAAGCCATTCACCGAGGTCATGCACGTTTCGGTTGAAGCGTTGCTGCAACACGTCTCCATCTCGAAACTGTAG